The following nucleotide sequence is from Mytilus trossulus isolate FHL-02 chromosome 9, PNRI_Mtr1.1.1.hap1, whole genome shotgun sequence.
cagacgacaactactgtacatcagattcctgacttaggccaggtgcaaacatttgcagcgggattaaacgttttaatggtaccaaaccgtctcccttttctgaaacaatagtataacatcacaacatagaaaaacacactataaaatatgaattggaaggcttaactcaataaaaaacgCAAATTAACACACAATGAACGATACCTGAATTCAAATAcatagttaataaaaattataagggataaataattaagttcaaaagtaaataaaaaggTTTAAACAAAGTAAAAGTAAGATACCACTGTGAAATGTAAAACAGTTTTTAGAGAAATCATCACTTTTGAAAAAACCTGCGTCATATCCtacacaggtaaatgaaaataattttgtcgttaagTATTATTCTTCGTCTGTGTGTATAAAATCTTCCGTTTAGGAATACCAAgacatttctttaatatcaataaaactaaTATACTCTTTAACTTTTAGTGTTTACCCTAATATTACAACGCTTTATTCGAACATTATGTATGCACTGTTTTTaccagtttatatatatatatatattgatacatATGTTGTCTAAAACAGTATTTGGTTCGAAAACCGTATCTATACGGTGTAAAACCGCCGTACAGTTCATTGCAGAAGTTGTGCGTACTACAGCGACGCACCAAAAACAAGCTCATCTTTCACATGAGTATAATGTTGTgtacaaaaattatgaaatgcTAGTTTTAACACAAGCTGTGATTACtggggaaaaaaatgaaaataacacgtTATAGATTTAATGCACCCATGGCACTTTTCTATATTTACCtttatcaggaacgctcaaaccagaatatttgaaagccaaggatgtataagataaaatcatcatagataccaggactaaattttgtacatacgccagacgcgcgtttcgtctacaaaagactcatcagcgacgctcgaatccaaaaaagttaaaaaggccaaataaagtacgaagttgaagagcattgaggaccaagattcctaaaagttttgccattTCTATTCTATCTCATAAGAACCGAAACAATTTAGGAGCTATATGACCAAAACAGATCTAACAAAATAGTCAAATCCATCTAAGGTCATCTTTGCTTGAGAGAAATGAAAACTAAGTTCCTTTATAAACTAAAAATTTTAgacggacaattttagaaaggtttgttataaatcatgtcagtaccaaaGAACTGACTAGTGACCTGATGTATGTTgacaacaaaattaaagcacATTTGCTGAAAATTTTCAAGTCTGCCCTTTCgcaaaacaattttaaagtgttttatCGAACCTTCCTGACAACCAGTCATACAATATGTTTTAGTAGTGTATTGGTAGTATGATTGGCACTTTTGGCAAGCTAACATCTGCCTTGGTTTTCGAAATCAGTTCAATGTTTATGAAATCTTATTCGACCACGACTGTGTTTTACAACATAATGTGtattcaataatatttaaacagTGACggcaaatacatgaaatagacatgccatttattatttcatttactttaatgaaaaattggGAGTTTAAGAAAATCTTGTTTGTAGCCCTTAAATTGTCGCAGCTAACTATTATCATGTAATATTTGGATTCATTAATCTATTTATTTGTTCATgctttaataaacatttaataattatCTAAATAGCAAACTTGCCACCGAACATCCAAATTTACCACCGATCAAAATTTGACACAATGTGTAATGTCAACTAATGAATCTAATTATAGTTTAAGATTCGCGCGTAGTTTATCTTTGAATGCAatgttatcatgttttttgGACGAATTTTAAACGACAATTTAAAACACATCATTAAcataaattttaagaatttataACGCAGTTAGTTACACAAACATTATTTGGATTTTAGTCTACTTCGAATATGCAAAGCACACATACCAGTACAAGAATTTGCCATCAACTGTACAAATCAAACTCAATATAAAGACAATTAACGGTACAGTACTGAAATTCAGATAGAAGTCTTTAAATATCTACATATAATAACACAAACAGTTTGTCAATCGTTGTAAGTATGTTAACTAAACAGATTTATAAACTACTGATAAACACTGAGAAACTAAGACTATGAGAAAAGCAAacccgattaaaaaaaaaaaaaaccatggtATGCATACTCGGAAACTATAATGACTGTGCGATTTGaggtttgttgttgtttaagaTGCATAGCATGTAAGgggcctgtagttcagtggttgtcatatgtatatcatatttgttttgttaattgcTTTGTACTTAAATCAGGCCGTTAAGTGTCTAGTTGGAACtgttttgtgtttgttattatGGGGCCTTTAAAAGGTAGCGTTGCGGTATTGGCGTTGCTTCTTGTTGAAGGTTATATGGTGACTTCCAGTTGCTAACATCTAGGCATTGTGTCTCCGGTGCTgcgttttctcattggcaatcacaccatatattctcatttttatacaaaaaatgttcATGCTATATCAATAATGTTAATATAATTTCAACAATCACGTAAACATgtgttttaaatgcattttttgctTTCTTTTACGACAATTGGTCTCTGAATGAAAATGCTTTGACTATGTATGTATTAACCTCACTGCATTCGATAcacaatttatacatgtttgacttttgattttgaccaAGTAGAGTTATCATTAACAATGGCATAATTAGGAAAAAAGCCATGCTcataaaaacagatttttaaaattcaactaTCAGCTTACCGCAACAATCTTTccttacaaatatttcaaccTGTCTGATCTTAAAATCACGACCAAGGTCAACCTCCCAGTATGGTGACAGATCACCATACAGATCTGTCATAGAAAACGTATTCAAATTTCCGTCGTTAGCATACCCAGGTCGAAGATGAACATACTGCGAACTCTGTCTAGATGCTTTTCCTTCTGCCACCTCTCGCAAAACTTGAACATTCGATTTACCTGGAATGAGATAAATGACTAATATTGAAAATTGTCTTCCAGCTGATTAAAACTTCCAAACCATTTAATTCAATGTTATTAACTTGTCTTATGAAAAAGCAGGGTTATCTCAAATTGATATAATCATTAAACAACATTGATAAACACATTAGGttgctacatgtacatgcataaaTGAAACAGCAGTATTCCGCTGTTCAATAATCATAATTCGATAAAGCAaaaccaaatccgggttacacactaaaaccgagagaaacaCAGTCATCAATTATAAGAGGTAAACAACGCAACAACAGAAACATTAATCTACAACAAAAGCAAACGCCAACAAACATAGAAATAGACtgtagataacaactgccatattcctgacttagaaaaggacatttaaagaaaaaaatagtgggttgaacctggttttatggctagccaaacctcccgcgtatttggcaatgttaaaaataccgctaaaatgacaatactacgtgacaggaatacagtaaACACAAAAGCAAGAACACTCAACAcagagaaataaataaatacaaactttaATAGTACTTTACATGAACTATTGTAAAAGGCGGTggtcaattcgaattaaaattCTATGCATAAATTTGCCCTAATTGTCATGTAGGTTTTCTTCTTTTGAACTGTAATCCGTTCAAATCATTGCAATGGTTACAAAGTCTTtgagaaaaagataaacaagtGTTACCTAAAATTACTATTATTTTAACCTATGAACTAGAAAATGAGTTCAAAGTCAGATAAACTCTGCCTGAGAGACATGTTAAACTTGCGATAATTCCATACACCTCAAATATTTAACCTATTGCTTACAGATATATAGAATCCGGGACACCGACATAAATACCGAACACTAAGACAAATTCAAAAAGGGAATGTCTATAAAACCttaactgacaaaatcaaacgctgTCAATGAACAGAACAAGTgaaaaacaactgccatattcctgacttggtacagacattttcaaaaaaataaagtggGCTTAtactggttttaaagctagcaaAACCATAAGAGTTGAAGCAGGAAAGCAAACCGCTGACGTTTAAACCCTAAAAAGGTCAGACAAACCTGTCTGACAGACAAGTACACCAAGAATCATttaatacaccaaataaagtagcAGAGATGCAGACCTTACCATGAAAACGTAACATTTAccaatgaaacatgaaaacatgGTCAATGCCAGATAAAACCTACAAAACAGatatgcgcgtctggcgtatttaaaaaacataaacctggtaccttttgataGCTATTATTTGTGTGTGTCTCTGTCCTGTATGTtctcacatttttttatattgtagtcctgtcatgtaatgttgtcattttaatgtttaaacatatttatttatagtggattgggaaacaagttttgcaacttatattaatccctttccactttgcgggtgcgagtgctgccttgtacatgttgtagcggcattagcctgctcttttttgaaatctacaagggtgtcttttacgtgcgagagatatggctctctcttaacacgggtcagccatttatcgtccccttccgacggactatcatcgtttcctcaagaccatactcgcaaatggtgtcaagggagagccgaaaattaagtccctgaaattttcatcccggaacgggaatcgaaccaggaaccttaaAGTTTGTGTTAGTATTTCGATActctaaccactacaccacggctcatttgaatgttatatttaacatttccataaaaagcgggaggtttggctagcgacaaaaccaagttcaacccaccattttttcttaaaatgtcctgtaccaatccaggaaaatggccattgttatattatagttcgtttctgtgtgtgttgcatttgagtgttgtgtttctgttgtgtagTTGTTCTActcttatattttatgtgtttccctcagttttagtttgttacccggatatgtttttttctcaatcgatttatgaacttcgaatagcggtatactactgttacctttatatatgtacatcttactatcattccatacaccaaatgtaGTTGACCTCCTGCATACAGTATTTGATCAAAAGATATCCTTGATCACCAAAACTTCTCTTTGATCACTGATGCATGAAATGAAGTCGGGGTCAGAAAAACACTGTCTGACAGATATGGGACTTTGCAAGGATCTCATTTACCAATTATAGTTATCCTAATGCTCATAATAAGTAAGAAAtgcatgtgaaaaaaataaccctATACTGTAACAAGGAAAGCAACTCTAACTGTTTGTGGGAACTTAAGAGTAAACATTGCCTTTAGTTTGCAGCGGGAACTTAAGATTAAACATTGCATTGTATTACGAATTATAAAGCAATGTTATGAACTGGAGATATCATTATAGTTAGTTAAACTACAATTAAAGACAAAggaaaatgaatttaattttaaacatttcttaAACAATGCCTTCactgagatattgagataagaacTTGATGCATGCATCATGTACAATATGTGTAATGTTCTTGGGTATCATTGTTATACACATATATACCATTTTGTAACTGGAgtgtataaataattgataaatttattgAACTGTTTATGCATTATGTTATGTTTATCTGAAAAGTAATGCTTAAGTCAGGATGGGAAATTGATAACTATCAAGCTAACCACATTAGGGTATTGATTGTAATATTGACCaacaaatcatttaaacaaGAGTAACAGCAACTGATAGTAAACGTTAGCATGGGTCCTTCATGGTTCGATAAGCAATTTGAAGTTTAGTGCCATGACATTAGAtattctagtttaaaaaaacaaataagtaaagtataataacaatatattcagttatatcaataaaatgtaaaaattgacCGTTACTGCtaattttcagtaattttttgtTACTCcacatttttgtaatgttatgcaatataaaatttaattaaacatgtCACTTCTACGTTAACATGACAGTTTTTGATATGTTAACATCAGGCGCTTGAGggtgacattctatttaaaaagacaatatcagtacaataataattatcctttttatgtatatttttcgAATTAAGACATCACGTGTATGTTCAAATTGAACGAAATTCATTGACAGTGGCGTGATcctaaaaaaattcaaacagggTTATTAGGAGAACGACTGACTTCagcaaaacatacattttacgATCACCATCACAAATTGAGCGACCAAAACAACGGACGGTGTCTCAACTTGTTCGTGGTCAAAAACCGAAAAAGACTTCTGATCGGTGAATTTCATAACTGTGCTTTTTTCACAATCATGATATCATTAATGAGTATGGACGCCCATGCTTGGTTACGCTCACGGTATGGCGTTCCTGCGATTTctcaattcatttttattttgttttgttaatggATCATTGAGTTATGATCATCAGTATATTGCtttgaattttattcaaaaacaagaTTTCAAATGGAGAAAGAAGAGACTAAATAATTATTGTCAATGCTAAATATTCTGACAAAATTAAGTTTGACCTTTTTCGTGAGTATTTGAGCCCCCCACCCCCATTTTCCAGTAATAATTTGTGTTAATCTACAACTTGAGGTACTATTTGAAGATGGCTTTGGTAATTTGTGCACTATCAAAATACCTTTGTTGTTagaatatacatatttacatacCGTTTGGAAGTCGGCTGAGTATTTTTTGCAGTTTTTCAGCGTTATCATTTAACTTTGATTCTAGTGTTTTTAACATTCGGAAATAATCTCCTTGTGTTATCGCAAAAgtaataagaaaaagaaaaacaagcaAAAGTCGCATTTTCTctacaaaatttaacactttctgtgatatttttttaaatgttattttcgaaATGAGAAATAGTTCGTATTCTACGAAAACAAATGATCACGTAACGATGCCATTAGATGACGTGTCATTACAACAAGAGATAGTTTGCTagtttatgtattattataaacaacTCACATATCAATATAAGGACAATATCGATTTTGTCAGaatgaaaaaagaagaagattttaTTGCAGTCAGTCAGTCAATGCAAATTTAAAGGAGTCGTAAAATGTTCTGCTTAGATCTAAGTAATGCCCActgattgtttattttcttgtagTTGATTGGAGTATAAAGACTTTGACCAGACAacgaacaataaaataattgttcattatttgaaattaattaataatGCCAGCAATATCTAAGTTTAACTCATTTTCCTACAGAAGGATATCATAcataatttaccaaaaaaaaaaaccaagtgcATTATTCCAAGTCCATGCATTTGCCAGATCACATGATATAGTTTCATATGTATAATGCAAGACATAGCATGCGTAAACTAATAAAGAGGTGGTGTGTATCTTGAAATGTGGTCCCTtcgttaaaaaaatctaaaagaaTAATCCTATAAAAGTATcagtaaaaagagaaaaaatgataCCAAGGATGCAATCAAAATCCTAAAACAAACCCAACAGAGACAACACAATAGAATGTAAAGAATCCTAAAGTTAAACAACAAACAGTATGCAAACAACGATTAAAACACTTTCATTCGTCAATAAACGATTGTATTATTCGTTTGCACACATGCACAAGGAGTTCGGAACGTTAAACTATAATAATGCATGTGTATACtttgttattgaaatataattggATGCTTATTTTATTAGCAATGAACAATAGTTTAAAACGCAAATTTGATCAGcgaaaaacatttttgaaattatcaaagtaaaattatcaataaagattgatttggttagttatttaaatttgttgtcTCGTTTTGAACATACACGAAAAAATTGCCACCTGCAACCAGCAACCAAGAATAGAAAATTCAATCGAAATTCAGAACTCAGAAATCCCAAATCAAGAGAAAAGGCTTTGATTTTCCGCGCATTTGAAAGCCGAAACAGATCGCAATTAGATACGCTACCGGAAGTTTTATTAAAGTTCGGTAAACTCAATTACTTTGATCATAATAAACTCAAACATCCGGGAAATTTGTCAACGAGTTACTTAGTGATGTAATGGTGTGGGGCGTTTCATAAAGAACAgtatttaaaaagttgtttacAGTAGCTGCGAAAATTCTATTGATCATGCTTATTAATGACAAAAAGAGATAAAGataccaaaaagtaaaataacaaaaataccgaactcaaaggaaaaaacaaaaaaaacacctatcaaatgacaaatagtacccaaacacaccaaacgaatggaaaacaacagtcatattcatgacttggtacaggcattttgttttgtagaaaatggtggtttaAACCTGGTTTCATGACTAACTTATTAGTTAtgaaaagtaccaggattataacttaatacgccagacgcgcgtttcgtctacataagactcatcattgacgctcagatcaaaatagttcgAAAACCAAACGAGCATAaaattaaagagcattgagggccaaaattaaaataaagttgtgccaaatacagcttaggtaagctatgcctgggataagaaaatccttagtttttcgaataattaatacttttacaaacagttaatttataaaagtgaccatataattgattttcatgtcaacaccgaagtgcttaCTAcaaggctggtgataccctcggggacgaaatgtccacaaaacctttcacttgtatgacaatagcatataattccattatattcACAACAATGTTTGAGCAACCTAAACAAACATTATAGTTTGACTTAACTATACCTGTAGTAATCTTTATTGCTGCTTCAAAGAGATtgatatagataaattaaggCGACAGTAGTTAACCGATGTTCAA
It contains:
- the LOC134684730 gene encoding fucolectin-6-like, whose product is MILGVLVCQTGKSNVQVLREVAEGKASRQSSQYVHLRPGYANDGNLNTFSMTDLYGDLSPYWEVDLGRDFKIRQVEIFVRKDCCVDGKFLYWSTYHQLDITAGSSHNHMTRSNFYTGPAKTGDDLVFECSPIINGRYVRIQKINHASNLALLEVKVMAVVDRTIG